The Saccharopolyspora gloriosae genome has a segment encoding these proteins:
- a CDS encoding ABC transporter family substrate-binding protein — protein MHQGRRPFTVVSLLVTIGSLVVACSDAPPPPLVEPPEPSPQTAPSTQPMPTEVVVGVDSLEGGFNPHTLADLSPTSSALSSLMLPSVFRPGPDGASTLDTTLMESADVMPEAERFTVRYRIRKEANWSDGAPIAAEDFVYLWEQLRSQPGVSDPAGYQLIDDVQSREGGKAVEVTFERPYPGWRSLFTNLLPAHLLRDAPRGWTTALDSGYPASGGPFAIRQVDLQRGEIILERNDRFWGPPAVSDRIVLRASDQAGQIEALRSGDSHLAVFGADRSTMAALRELGSSVQVSTVPRPATMQVLLRPTSAQLADARVRNAVVAGLDRQALIDAGSGGGPGDQLHAHAQVLAPSERGYTPTEPPGTDGPNPERLRQLLTEAGYRHEAGAWTKDGRTLNLVIAAPFEHEQYIRIAEAAAEQLREHDVHATVVTPTGDQLFGEMLPTNPLSAEPGAESSMDMAIAPRPADGDPAAMMAASYGCPGVDSDDQPFPFTATGFCDQLLQPTIDAALSGALPFEEASARVESVLWSQAVALPLYQQAQVLAFGREVHGVQRGDGLAGPFSTAAEWQGTPSDNDGY, from the coding sequence GTGCACCAGGGTCGACGTCCGTTCACCGTGGTCAGCTTGCTGGTCACGATCGGAAGCTTGGTGGTGGCCTGCAGCGACGCGCCGCCACCGCCGCTGGTCGAGCCGCCTGAGCCGAGCCCGCAGACGGCACCCTCGACGCAGCCGATGCCGACCGAGGTGGTCGTCGGGGTCGACTCGCTGGAAGGCGGGTTCAACCCGCACACGCTGGCGGACCTGTCCCCGACGAGTTCGGCGCTGTCGAGCTTGATGCTGCCCTCGGTGTTCCGGCCGGGACCGGACGGCGCGAGCACGCTGGACACGACGCTGATGGAGTCGGCGGACGTGATGCCGGAGGCCGAGCGGTTCACGGTGCGCTACCGGATCCGCAAGGAGGCGAACTGGTCGGACGGCGCGCCGATCGCCGCCGAGGACTTCGTCTACTTGTGGGAGCAGCTGCGCTCCCAGCCCGGTGTGTCGGATCCCGCCGGGTACCAGCTGATCGACGACGTGCAGTCGCGAGAAGGCGGCAAGGCCGTCGAAGTGACCTTCGAACGGCCCTACCCGGGCTGGCGGAGCCTGTTCACGAACCTGCTCCCGGCGCATCTGCTGCGGGACGCGCCGCGGGGCTGGACGACCGCCCTGGACAGCGGTTACCCGGCCTCGGGCGGGCCGTTCGCGATCCGGCAGGTCGACCTGCAGCGCGGTGAGATCATCCTGGAGCGCAACGACCGGTTCTGGGGGCCGCCCGCGGTTTCCGACCGGATCGTGCTGCGCGCCAGCGATCAGGCCGGGCAGATCGAGGCCCTGCGCAGCGGAGACAGTCACCTGGCGGTGTTCGGCGCGGATCGGTCGACTATGGCGGCGCTGCGCGAACTCGGATCTTCGGTGCAGGTCAGCACCGTTCCTCGGCCGGCGACGATGCAGGTTCTGCTGCGGCCCACCAGCGCCCAGCTCGCCGATGCGCGGGTGCGCAACGCGGTTGTGGCCGGGCTCGACCGGCAGGCGCTGATCGACGCGGGCAGCGGCGGCGGACCGGGCGACCAACTGCATGCGCACGCCCAAGTGCTGGCGCCGTCGGAGCGTGGCTACACGCCGACCGAACCCCCGGGCACGGACGGGCCGAACCCGGAGCGGCTGCGGCAGCTGCTCACGGAGGCCGGGTACCGCCACGAAGCGGGTGCGTGGACGAAGGACGGGCGCACGCTGAACCTGGTGATCGCGGCCCCGTTCGAGCACGAGCAGTACATCCGGATCGCCGAGGCCGCCGCGGAGCAGCTGCGGGAGCACGACGTCCACGCCACCGTGGTCACGCCGACCGGTGATCAGCTGTTCGGCGAGATGCTGCCGACGAACCCGCTCTCGGCGGAGCCCGGGGCGGAGAGCTCGATGGACATGGCGATCGCGCCGCGGCCCGCGGACGGGGATCCGGCGGCGATGATGGCGGCCTCCTACGGCTGCCCCGGGGTCGACTCGGATGACCAGCCGTTCCCGTTCACCGCCACCGGATTCTGCGACCAGCTCCTGCAACCGACGATCGACGCGGCGCTCAGCGGTGCGCTGCCGTTCGAGGAGGCATCGGCGAGGGTCGAATCGGTGCTGTGGTCGCAGGCCGTGGCGCTGCCGCTGTACCAGCAGGCACAGGTGCTGGCGTTCGGCCGCGAGGTGCACGGCGTGCAGCGCGGCGACGGGCTCGCCGGGCCGTTCTCCACGGCAGCCGAATGGCAAGGCACCCCTAGCGACAACGACGGCTACTGA
- the typA gene encoding translational GTPase TypA yields MPATSVAEPNQRIRTDLRNVAIVAHVDHGKTTLVDAMLRQSGAFSERAELVDRVMDSNDLEREKGITILAKNTAVRRVTEDGPVTINVIDTPGHADFGGEVERGLSMADGVVLLVDASEGPLPQTRFVLRKALAAKLPVILVVNKVDRPDARCAEVVEEAHDLLLDLASELDDGEGAVDMDAVLNLPVIYASARAGRASRTQPADGDLPEDEDLTSLFDTLMEHVPAPLGDHEAPLRALVTNLDASAFLGRIALCRIHAGTLSKGQTVGWCREDGTVEKVRLTELLITENLDRVPATEAYAGDLVAIAGIPDITIGDTLADPDNPEPLPRITVDDPAISMTLGVNTSPMTGRNGGTKVTARFVKNRLDAELIGNVSLKVVPTERPDTWEVQGRGELALAVLVETMRREGFELTVGKPQVVTKTIDGKLSEPFERLTIDAPEEHLGAITQLLAGRKGKMETMDGHGTGRIKLDYVIPSRGLIGFRTEFLTETRGTGIANHVFEGYFPWVGELRTRHTGSLVADRTGPVTSYAMMQLADRGTFFVEPGAEVYEGMVVGENPRAEDLDINVTKEKKLTNMRSATGDELERLARPRTLGLEEALEFCSADECVEVGPEAIRVRKMVLDSTTRGRERSRAKARDNS; encoded by the coding sequence GTGCCCGCCACCAGCGTCGCCGAACCGAACCAGCGGATCCGTACGGATCTGCGCAACGTCGCGATCGTCGCGCACGTCGACCACGGTAAGACCACCCTGGTGGACGCCATGCTGCGGCAATCCGGCGCCTTCTCCGAACGTGCCGAGCTCGTCGACCGGGTCATGGACTCCAATGACCTGGAACGGGAAAAAGGCATCACGATCCTGGCCAAGAACACGGCCGTCCGACGGGTGACCGAGGACGGTCCCGTCACCATCAACGTGATCGACACCCCCGGCCACGCCGACTTCGGCGGCGAGGTCGAACGCGGCCTGTCCATGGCCGACGGCGTGGTCCTGCTGGTCGACGCCAGCGAGGGGCCGCTGCCGCAGACGCGGTTCGTGCTGCGCAAAGCCCTGGCCGCGAAGCTCCCGGTGATCCTGGTCGTGAACAAGGTCGACCGGCCCGACGCGCGCTGCGCCGAGGTCGTCGAAGAGGCCCACGACCTGCTGCTGGACCTCGCCTCCGAGCTCGACGACGGTGAGGGCGCGGTGGACATGGACGCCGTGCTGAACCTCCCGGTGATCTACGCCTCCGCTCGCGCGGGCCGTGCCAGCCGGACCCAGCCCGCCGACGGCGACCTCCCCGAGGACGAGGACCTCACCTCGCTGTTCGACACCCTGATGGAGCACGTGCCCGCGCCGCTCGGCGACCACGAAGCGCCGCTGCGGGCGTTGGTGACGAACCTCGACGCGTCCGCGTTCCTGGGCCGGATCGCGCTGTGCCGCATCCACGCGGGCACCTTGAGCAAGGGGCAGACCGTCGGCTGGTGCCGCGAGGACGGCACCGTCGAGAAGGTCCGGCTCACCGAGCTGCTCATCACCGAGAACCTGGACCGGGTGCCCGCCACCGAGGCGTACGCCGGTGACCTGGTGGCGATCGCCGGCATCCCGGACATCACCATCGGCGACACCCTGGCCGACCCGGACAACCCGGAGCCGCTGCCGCGGATCACCGTGGACGACCCGGCGATTTCGATGACCCTCGGTGTGAACACCTCGCCGATGACCGGCCGCAACGGCGGCACCAAGGTCACCGCGCGGTTCGTGAAGAACCGCCTCGACGCCGAGCTGATCGGCAACGTCAGCCTCAAGGTCGTTCCGACCGAGCGCCCCGACACCTGGGAGGTCCAGGGACGTGGCGAGCTGGCGCTGGCGGTGCTGGTCGAGACCATGCGCCGGGAGGGCTTCGAGCTCACCGTCGGCAAGCCGCAGGTGGTCACCAAGACCATCGACGGCAAGCTCTCCGAGCCGTTCGAGCGGCTGACGATCGACGCCCCTGAAGAGCACCTGGGCGCGATCACTCAGCTGCTGGCCGGCCGCAAGGGCAAGATGGAGACGATGGACGGGCACGGCACCGGCCGGATCAAGCTCGACTACGTGATCCCGTCGCGCGGCCTGATCGGCTTCCGCACCGAGTTCCTCACCGAGACCCGTGGCACCGGCATCGCCAACCACGTCTTCGAGGGGTACTTCCCGTGGGTCGGGGAGCTGCGCACGCGGCACACCGGCTCGCTGGTGGCGGACCGCACCGGTCCGGTGACCAGCTACGCGATGATGCAGCTCGCGGACCGCGGCACGTTCTTCGTGGAGCCCGGCGCCGAGGTGTACGAGGGCATGGTCGTGGGCGAGAACCCGCGCGCCGAGGACCTCGACATCAACGTCACCAAGGAGAAGAAGCTCACCAACATGCGCTCCGCCACCGGCGACGAGCTGGAGCGGCTGGCCCGCCCCCGCACGCTGGGCCTGGAGGAGGCGCTGGAGTTCTGCTCCGCGGACGAGTGCGTCGAGGTCGGGCCGGAGGCGATCCGGGTGCGCAAGATGGTGCTCGACAGCACGACGCGTGGCCGCGAGCGGTCGCGCGCCAAGGCTCGCGACAACAGCTGA
- a CDS encoding YciI family protein — protein sequence MFVVLLNYTAPQSDIDGALVDHYEWVTRHYEAGDFITTGHRTPEPGCPLTGGVLIARSMSRGKLEAILATDPFELRKLGRHEVIEFQALRTVPEMAKYADRLVPAAE from the coding sequence ATGTTCGTCGTATTGCTGAACTACACCGCTCCGCAATCAGACATCGACGGCGCATTGGTGGATCACTATGAGTGGGTGACTCGACATTACGAGGCCGGTGACTTCATCACGACCGGTCATAGAACTCCGGAACCGGGCTGTCCATTGACCGGGGGCGTGCTCATCGCGCGCTCCATGAGTCGCGGAAAGCTGGAGGCCATCCTCGCTACCGATCCCTTCGAGCTGCGCAAACTCGGTCGGCACGAGGTGATCGAATTCCAGGCGCTGCGCACCGTGCCGGAGATGGCGAAGTACGCGGACCGGCTCGTCCCGGCGGCCGAATAG
- the trpS gene encoding tryptophan--tRNA ligase: MTRLSGITPSGHVHLGNHLGALRRWVTEGGPGDLYFISDLHAMTLPYRPTRLRSLTRENLAVLLASGIAPDSVFVQSDLVGEVGALNWVLECACGYGEAARMIQFKEKGAGQDTARLGLLTYPVLMAADILLQGTTEVPVGVDQNQHVELARTLARRFNGTYGEVFAIPRAVVPRTAAAVRDLADPARKMAKSAQQQAGVVFALDEPDVVRRKFRRAVTDDLGAVRYAPDEQPAVANLLEILAACTDVSPYAAAETATTYAELKNAVAEAVVEQLRPVRDGARELLDDPAELDRIREKGAARAVERARPRLDAALRLAGLR; encoded by the coding sequence GTGACCCGCTTGTCCGGCATCACCCCGTCCGGCCACGTCCACTTGGGCAACCACCTCGGCGCGTTGCGCCGGTGGGTGACCGAGGGCGGCCCCGGCGACCTGTACTTCATCTCCGACCTGCACGCCATGACCCTGCCGTACCGGCCGACCCGCCTGCGGTCGCTGACCAGGGAGAACCTGGCCGTGCTGCTGGCGAGCGGGATCGCGCCGGATTCGGTTTTCGTGCAGTCCGACCTGGTCGGCGAGGTGGGTGCGCTGAACTGGGTGCTGGAGTGCGCCTGCGGCTACGGCGAGGCGGCCCGGATGATCCAGTTCAAGGAGAAGGGCGCGGGCCAGGACACCGCGCGGCTCGGCCTGCTGACGTATCCGGTGCTGATGGCCGCGGACATCCTGCTGCAGGGCACCACGGAGGTCCCGGTGGGAGTCGATCAGAACCAGCACGTGGAGCTGGCGCGCACCTTGGCGCGACGGTTCAACGGCACCTACGGCGAGGTGTTCGCGATTCCCCGAGCGGTGGTGCCGCGAACGGCCGCGGCGGTGCGGGACCTGGCGGATCCGGCGCGCAAGATGGCCAAGTCCGCGCAACAGCAGGCGGGCGTCGTGTTCGCGCTGGACGAGCCGGACGTGGTGCGGCGCAAGTTCCGCCGGGCGGTGACCGACGACCTCGGCGCCGTTCGCTATGCCCCCGATGAGCAGCCGGCGGTCGCGAACCTGCTGGAGATCCTCGCGGCCTGCACCGACGTCAGCCCGTACGCGGCTGCGGAGACGGCGACCACGTACGCGGAGCTCAAGAACGCCGTCGCGGAGGCGGTGGTCGAGCAGTTGCGGCCGGTCCGCGACGGCGCCCGCGAACTGCTCGACGATCCGGCCGAGCTGGACCGGATCCGGGAGAAGGGCGCCGCGCGCGCGGTGGAACGCGCCCGGCCGAGGCTGGACGCGGCGCTGCGGCTGGCCGGGCTGCGCTAG
- a CDS encoding NUDIX domain-containing protein produces the protein MTTVGAALRHTRTAEEGLRELGIQGRALTPTAELLVPGDDLAFRLRNAGLARLRTRIVRADAERLESVLIAGPLQELRHESVLAEAGDHTLLTDSLRWTTPFGPLGRVVDVALGRRVVLAVLAGRMRAVGALAEQWAGRPVVVGTAITREGRLLVQQRRYPARDAGRWELPGGRVEAGESERDAVIRECKEELDVDVVPTGRVGTDVPLHNGMLLRVHTAEPADPGCEPRAVEHRAVHWARATELSALDWLEADRVLVHSLRELLS, from the coding sequence TTGACCACGGTCGGAGCGGCGCTGCGCCATACCCGCACCGCGGAGGAGGGGTTGCGGGAGCTGGGCATCCAGGGCCGGGCGCTCACTCCCACCGCGGAACTCCTCGTCCCCGGCGACGACCTCGCCTTCCGGTTGCGGAACGCCGGGCTTGCGAGGCTGCGCACCCGCATCGTGCGGGCCGACGCCGAACGGCTGGAATCGGTGCTCATCGCTGGTCCTCTCCAAGAGTTGCGGCATGAATCCGTGCTGGCCGAAGCCGGCGACCACACGCTGCTGACCGATTCGCTGCGGTGGACGACCCCGTTCGGGCCGCTCGGGCGAGTGGTCGACGTCGCGCTGGGCCGACGGGTGGTGCTGGCGGTGCTGGCGGGCCGGATGCGCGCGGTCGGTGCGCTGGCCGAGCAGTGGGCCGGCAGGCCCGTGGTGGTCGGGACGGCGATCACGCGCGAGGGACGGCTGCTGGTGCAACAACGGCGCTATCCGGCGCGGGACGCCGGTAGGTGGGAACTTCCCGGCGGCCGGGTGGAAGCCGGGGAGAGCGAACGAGACGCCGTCATCCGGGAGTGCAAGGAGGAACTGGACGTCGACGTGGTGCCGACCGGCCGCGTCGGTACGGACGTGCCGCTGCACAACGGGATGCTGTTGCGGGTGCACACCGCGGAACCGGCCGACCCCGGCTGCGAGCCGAGGGCGGTCGAGCATCGCGCGGTGCACTGGGCGCGCGCGACCGAACTGAGCGCCTTGGACTGGTTGGAGGCCGATCGCGTGCTGGTGCACTCCCTGCGCGAGCTGCTGAGCTGA
- a CDS encoding HAMP domain-containing sensor histidine kinase, with the protein MYGLDQGLYRWVGTVVPDPAGSPRLVLGAAHLVGHGDALRMSGRALTLGPILAAGAVGIATWLVVRRSLRPVERMRLAAVSLPEGHRLPVPNADDELRGLAVALNEMLARRDGDTEWLRRFTGDAAHELRNPVASIRAQAEVAVVHPDPELAHETLQDIASEAQRLSDLVDGLLALARAESGSQPRHQPVELVSAVRAAADRANLRGARPRVRVTAPTGTVVILAGAVEVATVLDNLISNALRYARALVRVSLLPAGESVRLVVDDDGPGIPPAHRALVFDRFHRVQPDRARGTGGSGLGLALVAEAVRGRGGSVQALESPEGGARIEIRWPLPGPLRPSQREE; encoded by the coding sequence TTGTACGGACTGGACCAGGGCTTGTACCGCTGGGTCGGGACCGTGGTGCCGGACCCGGCGGGCAGCCCGCGATTGGTGCTGGGCGCCGCGCACCTGGTCGGGCACGGCGACGCGCTGCGCATGTCGGGGCGGGCGCTGACGCTCGGTCCGATCCTGGCCGCCGGTGCCGTCGGGATCGCGACCTGGCTCGTCGTGCGGCGATCGTTGCGCCCCGTTGAACGGATGCGGCTCGCCGCCGTGAGCCTGCCGGAAGGCCACCGGCTGCCGGTTCCCAACGCCGATGACGAGCTGCGCGGCCTCGCCGTGGCGCTCAACGAGATGTTGGCCCGCCGGGACGGCGACACGGAGTGGTTGCGGCGGTTCACCGGCGATGCCGCACATGAACTGCGCAACCCGGTCGCGTCGATCCGGGCTCAGGCCGAGGTCGCGGTCGTGCACCCCGATCCGGAACTCGCGCACGAGACCTTGCAGGACATCGCCAGCGAGGCGCAGCGGTTGTCCGACCTGGTCGACGGCCTGCTCGCCCTCGCGCGGGCGGAGTCGGGCTCGCAACCCCGGCATCAGCCGGTCGAGCTCGTCAGCGCCGTGCGAGCGGCGGCGGACCGGGCCAACCTGCGCGGTGCCCGGCCACGGGTGCGGGTCACCGCACCGACCGGAACCGTGGTGATCCTCGCCGGCGCCGTGGAGGTGGCCACGGTGCTGGACAACTTGATCAGCAATGCGCTGCGGTACGCGCGGGCGCTGGTCCGAGTGTCGTTGCTGCCCGCGGGCGAGTCCGTCCGGTTGGTCGTCGACGACGACGGCCCCGGAATCCCGCCCGCGCACCGAGCCCTGGTGTTCGACCGGTTCCACCGAGTGCAACCCGACCGGGCACGTGGGACCGGAGGATCCGGGCTCGGGCTCGCCCTGGTGGCCGAGGCCGTACGCGGGCGCGGTGGTTCGGTGCAAGCGCTGGAATCCCCGGAGGGCGGTGCCCGGATCGAGATCCGCTGGCCGCTGCCCGGCCCGCTCCGGCCGTCGCAACGGGAGGAATGA
- a CDS encoding response regulator transcription factor has product MQPRVLVVDDEPGVRTALRRGLTAEGMEVTVAIEGIEALRLAATGSFDVVVLDVMLPGLSGYRVLERLRGQGVSTPVLLLSAKDGEVDQADGLDLGADGYLVKPFSFLVLTAQVRALARRGESSVRHGLLRLGELEIDRDGREVTWAGSTVALSPREYGLLVALAGRPGTVVPKEDLLRLVWGADQFVTRNVVEVYIGYLRRKLAAVGAEHLVRTVRGHGYQVSAEPVQDDGPGPDPADITRGGDEPT; this is encoded by the coding sequence ATGCAGCCGCGGGTGTTGGTGGTCGATGACGAACCGGGAGTCCGGACGGCGTTGCGTCGTGGCCTGACGGCCGAGGGCATGGAGGTCACGGTTGCGATCGAAGGGATCGAAGCGCTGCGGCTCGCCGCGACCGGTTCCTTCGACGTGGTGGTGCTGGACGTGATGCTGCCCGGCTTGTCCGGGTATCGAGTGCTGGAGCGCTTGCGGGGTCAAGGCGTGAGCACCCCGGTGCTGCTGCTCTCGGCGAAGGACGGCGAGGTCGATCAAGCCGATGGGCTCGATCTCGGAGCCGACGGCTATCTCGTCAAACCCTTCTCCTTCCTGGTGCTGACCGCGCAGGTGCGCGCCTTGGCACGACGTGGCGAGAGCTCCGTCCGGCACGGCCTGCTGCGGCTCGGCGAACTGGAGATCGACCGCGACGGCCGGGAGGTCACCTGGGCCGGATCGACCGTGGCGCTGTCCCCTCGGGAGTACGGGCTGCTCGTCGCGCTAGCGGGTCGTCCGGGCACGGTGGTGCCGAAGGAGGACCTGCTCCGGCTCGTCTGGGGAGCGGACCAGTTCGTGACCCGCAACGTCGTTGAGGTCTACATCGGCTACCTGCGCCGCAAGCTCGCCGCGGTCGGAGCGGAGCACCTGGTGCGGACGGTGCGCGGCCACGGCTACCAGGTCAGTGCCGAGCCGGTGCAGGACGACGGACCAGGTCCCGATCCCGCCGACATCACCCGCGGCGGAGACGAACCCACGTGA
- a CDS encoding outer membrane lipoprotein carrier protein LolA, whose product MKRRNVVFAASAGGLAGLLGLTVLTLPAGANEDPQLPPVAPEQLVESALTATPPALSGTVRVDNALGLPSLPGAEGGAASMLADGTSTLRVWNDGQGHKRASVPSASGEVTVVDDGATIWKWDSQSRTATKGDKQQHGPGAHPGGPGGHGADAAAQDPATLSREIVGQLRQTSDVAVDGTARVAGRDAYELVLTPKPTERTVLREVRLAVDAQTRSPLEVTVLTNGSDDPALRAGFSDLDLSQPDPAMFRFTPPEGAKVEDQASGERSPENRPENRPEHPAGHHPTVVGDGWDTVLVTRLPQTAEHDEQPGRPESPHGFAPERGGERMDPQALARQLGKPVNGPWGDGWLISTKVGSALVTSDGRVAAGAVPEQVLTAAVGNP is encoded by the coding sequence ATGAAACGCAGGAACGTCGTGTTCGCCGCTTCGGCCGGCGGGCTGGCCGGGCTGCTCGGCCTGACCGTGCTCACCTTGCCCGCCGGCGCGAACGAGGACCCGCAGCTACCGCCGGTCGCCCCGGAACAACTGGTCGAGTCGGCGCTGACGGCGACTCCCCCGGCGCTGTCCGGAACGGTTCGAGTGGACAACGCACTGGGGCTGCCGTCGCTGCCCGGCGCCGAAGGCGGTGCCGCCTCGATGCTCGCCGACGGAACCAGCACCCTTCGCGTGTGGAACGACGGGCAGGGCCACAAGCGGGCCTCGGTCCCGTCGGCCTCCGGCGAGGTGACCGTCGTCGACGACGGTGCCACGATCTGGAAGTGGGACTCGCAGTCCCGCACCGCCACCAAGGGCGACAAGCAGCAGCACGGGCCGGGAGCGCACCCGGGTGGTCCTGGCGGCCACGGTGCGGACGCCGCGGCGCAGGACCCGGCGACGCTGTCCCGGGAAATCGTCGGACAGTTGCGTCAGACCAGTGACGTCGCGGTCGACGGCACTGCTCGGGTCGCCGGCCGGGACGCCTACGAGCTGGTGCTGACGCCGAAGCCGACCGAGCGCACCGTGCTGCGCGAGGTCCGGCTGGCGGTGGACGCGCAGACCCGTTCGCCGCTGGAGGTCACGGTCCTGACGAACGGTTCGGATGATCCGGCCTTGCGCGCCGGTTTCTCCGATCTCGACCTCTCCCAGCCGGACCCGGCGATGTTCCGCTTCACCCCGCCAGAAGGCGCGAAGGTCGAGGATCAGGCCAGCGGCGAGCGGTCCCCGGAGAACCGCCCGGAGAACCGTCCGGAGCACCCGGCCGGGCACCATCCGACGGTGGTCGGAGACGGCTGGGACACGGTGCTGGTGACGCGCTTGCCGCAGACAGCGGAGCACGACGAGCAGCCGGGTCGTCCCGAATCCCCGCACGGCTTCGCGCCGGAGCGCGGTGGCGAGCGGATGGATCCGCAGGCACTGGCGCGGCAGCTGGGCAAGCCGGTCAACGGCCCGTGGGGTGACGGCTGGCTGATCAGCACGAAGGTCGGTTCCGCGCTGGTGACCTCCGACGGCCGAGTCGCCGCGGGCGCGGTTCCCGAGCAGGTGCTCACCGCAGCGGTCGGGAATCCGTGA
- a CDS encoding ABC transporter ATP-binding protein — protein MTGLAEQAEQVGAAAVAPTPVEAYAARTSGLRKTYGGTVAVAGIDLAVPRGAVVGVLGPNGSGKTTTIRMLLGLIRPTAGSVELLGHALPDEADRVLPKVGALVEGPGFHPFLSGRENLLRCAAMEPNLKGPDIRSAVDEALRRVGLDSAAGRRFRGYSLGMKQRLGLAAALLVPRELVVLDEPTNGLDPAGTREIRQIIAELHAVGTTVLVSSHLLAEVEATCTHVAVMHRGTLVAQGPLADLLESGGPHLMISTPDLTAGLEALRDNGISARVEQNALRVDLSEVDAPGVLATLVRAEVGVHEARRGRAGLEDLFARLTEEES, from the coding sequence ATGACCGGGTTGGCCGAACAGGCCGAACAGGTGGGGGCGGCCGCGGTCGCCCCCACCCCGGTCGAGGCGTACGCCGCGCGCACCTCCGGGCTGCGCAAGACCTACGGCGGCACGGTGGCGGTGGCTGGAATCGATCTTGCGGTCCCGCGTGGCGCCGTGGTCGGAGTGCTGGGGCCGAACGGCTCCGGCAAGACCACCACGATCCGGATGCTGCTGGGATTGATCAGGCCGACGGCCGGTTCCGTGGAACTGCTCGGCCACGCGTTGCCCGACGAGGCGGACCGAGTGCTGCCGAAGGTGGGGGCGCTCGTCGAAGGACCGGGCTTCCACCCGTTCCTGTCCGGCAGGGAGAACCTGCTCCGCTGCGCCGCGATGGAACCGAACCTGAAGGGGCCGGACATCCGCTCGGCAGTGGACGAGGCGTTGCGGCGGGTGGGACTCGATTCGGCCGCCGGCCGCCGGTTCCGCGGCTACTCGCTGGGCATGAAGCAGCGGTTGGGGTTGGCCGCGGCACTGCTGGTGCCACGTGAACTCGTGGTGCTGGACGAGCCCACGAACGGCTTGGACCCGGCGGGCACCCGGGAGATCCGGCAGATCATCGCCGAGCTGCACGCGGTGGGCACGACGGTGCTGGTGTCCTCGCACCTGCTCGCCGAGGTCGAGGCGACCTGCACCCACGTGGCCGTGATGCATCGCGGCACGCTGGTCGCGCAGGGACCGCTCGCGGACCTGCTCGAATCGGGCGGCCCGCACCTGATGATCTCCACCCCGGATCTCACCGCCGGTTTGGAGGCATTGCGGGACAACGGAATCTCCGCTCGAGTCGAGCAGAACGCCCTGCGCGTGGATTTGTCCGAAGTGGATGCTCCCGGGGTGCTGGCGACCCTGGTGCGCGCGGAGGTCGGAGTGCACGAGGCTCGGCGCGGGCGCGCGGGCCTCGAGGATCTGTTCGCCCGGCTCACCGAGGAGGAGTCATGA
- a CDS encoding ABC transporter permease — protein MTATASAEGAPAAAAPAPAGRRSAPLGRVLLAEFRWVLRRPRNLLALLMLAGLPVLIGAGIALTSGPGPGGGPGLLGSVAGNGLVLPVASILLAQSMLLPLVVAMVAADAIAGEASHGTLRGLLIAPLGRVRLVGVKYAGVLLMVLLSVLVLAVSGLLTGLIIVGGDGLVTLSGTTLSMGAALGRIALAVLWCAAQMAAIGAVALALSSLTEHPLVVMAGTMAALIVFGVLGTVPSLEWMRPLLITTDWSAVIDVLRDPIFTDTLSTGLLRAGCYLVIGLSATVLRMVTRDA, from the coding sequence ATGACCGCGACCGCATCCGCCGAGGGCGCTCCGGCTGCGGCCGCCCCGGCACCCGCCGGGCGCAGGTCGGCACCGCTGGGGCGGGTGCTGCTCGCCGAGTTCCGCTGGGTGCTGCGCCGACCGCGCAACCTGCTCGCACTGCTGATGCTGGCGGGGTTGCCGGTCCTGATCGGGGCGGGGATCGCACTGACCAGCGGGCCGGGACCCGGTGGCGGCCCGGGCCTGCTCGGCTCGGTCGCGGGCAACGGGCTGGTGCTTCCGGTGGCGAGCATCCTGCTGGCGCAATCGATGTTGCTGCCGCTGGTGGTGGCGATGGTCGCGGCGGACGCGATCGCGGGCGAGGCGTCCCACGGCACGTTGCGCGGCCTGCTGATCGCCCCGCTCGGCCGGGTTCGGCTGGTGGGCGTCAAGTACGCGGGCGTCCTGCTGATGGTGCTGCTCTCGGTGTTGGTGCTCGCCGTCAGCGGCCTGCTCACCGGTTTGATCATCGTCGGCGGGGACGGCTTGGTGACGTTGTCCGGGACGACGCTCTCGATGGGCGCCGCGCTGGGCAGGATCGCGCTGGCCGTGCTCTGGTGCGCGGCGCAGATGGCGGCGATCGGTGCGGTGGCGCTGGCGCTGTCCTCGCTGACCGAACATCCGCTGGTGGTGATGGCCGGGACGATGGCGGCGCTCATCGTGTTCGGCGTGCTGGGAACGGTGCCGTCGCTGGAGTGGATGCGCCCACTTCTGATCACCACGGACTGGTCCGCCGTGATCGACGTCCTGCGGGATCCGATCTTCACGGACACGTTGTCCACGGGCCTGCTGCGTGCCGGTTGCTACTTGGTCATCGGCCTGTCCGCAACGGTGCTGCGCATGGTCACCCGAGACGCCTGA